Below is a genomic region from Streptomyces sp. RPA4-2.
AGGGATGACTTCGCACGGATTTCTCCCCCGGGCGCGCGCCGCCTTGCGTCGCGCCCCGCACGCGACCGCGCCACGGACGAGTGACCGGCCCCGGTCCACCGCCGCTCCCCCGGCCGCCGGGCCTTCCCGACACCGCAATTCCTGACGGTTCATCAGTCTTGAATCTTCCAGGGCCTGCGGCTACCTTCCGCGACACCGTAGCTGCGCCGAGCGCAGCGCCCGACACGAAGGGGTGGCCGCATGGCCGAAGTCAGCGCGGAAGCACGCATCGAGGCACCGGCCGAGAAGGTGTGGGCGCAGCTCACGGACTTCTCCTCGTACGGCGAGTGGAACTCGACCCACACCAGCTTCCCCAAGGGCGGCCCCGCCTCACTCGAGGTGGGCGGGACGTTCGAGGAGAACATGAAGCTCATGGGGTTCCCGGCCGAGGTCGGCTGGACCATCGAGGAACTGGAGCCCGCCCGCGTCCTGGCCATCCGCGGAAAGGGACCGATGGCCGTCACCGTCGCCACCCGCTACACGCTGACCCCCGACGGCGACGCCACCTCGGTGCGCATCGACGGGGAGTTCATCGGCGCCGCCGTCTCGCTGATGGCCGGCAAGCTCAAGGACTCGGCGACGGCCGCCCTCAACGAGTCGTTGCGCAAGCTGGGCGGACTGGTGACCTGAGTCCCGCACCTGCGCCGAGGCCCGCACCCAGCCGCCGTAGGCGGAAAGGCGCCCCGCGAAGACACTTCCACGGGGCGCCGTCAGGTACCACAGCATGCCCGTCAGTCCTCGTCGGCGAGGATCAGGTACAGCTTCTTACGGGCTTCGTTGATGACCGCCAGGGCCTTGTCGCGCTGGTCCTTGCTGCCGGTCTTCCAGACCTGACCGAAGGCCTCCATGAGGCCGAAGCCGGCCTGCCGGATCTCGTGCAGCGTCTCCCAGTCGACTCCGCGCCCGGCCTCTTCCCAGGGAGCGTCGGGCCCCTCCTCGGCCGCGCCGCGGCCTTCCTCGGTGAGCGAGAACAGCTTCTTGCCGCCCTCGGCCGTGTTCGTGATGAGACCTTCGTCCTCCAGCAACTGGAGGGTCGGGTAGACCGAACCAGGGCTGGGCTTCCACGCCCCGCCACTGCGCTCGGCGATCTCCTGGATCATCTCGTAGCCGTGCATGGGCCGGTCCTTGAGCAGCGCCAGGATCGACGCGCGTACGTCACCGCGCCGCGCCCTGCCCCGGGGGCCGCCCCGGCCTCCGCGCCCGCCACCCCAGGGGCCCGGGCCGAAGCCCGGTCCGCCGAAGCCGCCGGGACCACCGGGGCCGAAGGGCCCGAAAGCCCCGCGCCGCCCCTCGAAGCGGCCCCTGCCCCGCGGGCCGGGTCCGCCGTGCCGGCCGTGTCCACGTTCGAATCCGAATTCCTGTCCTTCGGAACGCATCGCCATCACTCCATCCGTCTTTCCGTTGATCGACCCATCTTTCGTTGATCGGTCGCGATGCGTCAACGATATATCGGAACAGCTCGCTGAGCAACCCTCGGAGGCCGGGCAACCCTCGGATGCCGGATGCCGGGCAACCCTCGGATGCCGGATGCCGGGCGGCTCTCGGATGCCGGGCCTGCCGAAGACTCGGTGGAAGGAAGCCGCCTGCCGCGTACAGCCGGGTCGAAGGGGGCCGGGGTCACGACGCGGGAGCGACGGCCGGCGGGGCCAGAGCGCCGGAACCCGGGCGAGACGGGCTGGAACCCGCACGCGGGGGCCGGAACCCGGGCGAGGCGCGCCGGTATCAGGGCGAGACGGCTGGGAACCCGCGAGGGGCGGCCCGAAAGCGGGCCAGAACCCCGGAATTGGCCTTGTCCCCCGGCTCCCTGGGGCCGCTAGCGTCGGGACATGCGGATTCGAATCGTCGACGCCTTCACCGATCGCCCCTTCTCAGGCAACCCGGCCGGGGTCCTCCTCCTCGGCCCCGACGGCTTCCCCGAGGACGACTGGCTGCGGAACGTGGCTCTGGAGGTCAACCACGCGGAGACGGCGTTCGCGCACCCCTTGCCCGAGGGCGGTGACGCCGACTGGGCGCTGCGCTGGTTCACTCCCGCGAGCGAGGTCGCGATGTGCGGGCACGCGACCCTGGCCACCGCACACGTCCTGCGCACGACGGGCACCCACACGGGACCGGTGCGGTTCGCCACCCACAGCGGCGTACTCCACGCCACGCCCCAGGAGGACGGCACCCTCACACTGGACTTCCCGACCGCGCCGCTGACCCCCGTCGGCGTACCCGACGGCGTCGCGGAGGCGCTCGGCGCCGAGCCGCTCACGGCCTTCGACACGGGCCCGAACACCGGAGACCTGCTGATCGAGGTCGCCGACGAGAAGACGGTGCGCGGGCTGGCTCCCGACCTCGGGGCCCTGGCCCGGTACTCCGAGCGCGGCATCATCGCGACGGCCCGCTCGACGGACCCCGCCCGGGGCTACGACTTCGTCTCGCGGTGTTTCTTCCCGAACATCGGCATCGACGAGGACCCGGTCACCGGCAGCGCCCACACGGCCCTCGCGCCCTACTGGTCCGAGCGTCTCGGCCGCCCCGACCTGACCGGTCTGCAGGCCTCCGCGCGCTCCGGTCTCGTCCGCACCGGGCTGCGCGGGGACCGTACCCTCCTGACCGGCAGCGCGGTCACGGTCATCGAGGGCGAGCTGCTCGTGTGACGGCGGACGGACGGCGGCGTACGAACGTACGGACTGAGCCGTCGCGGCACGCCGGCGCGCTCGGCGGCGAGGCGCCCGGCGGCGGGGCGATCACGCCGTGGGCAGCCACCCCACCTTCCCCGCCAACACCGCGTACCCGACGAACGCCCCGATGTCGAGCAGCGAGTGCGCGACCACGAGGGGCCCGACCCGGCCCCACCGCCGGTACAGGTAGACGAAGACGACGCCCATCACCATGTTGCCGACGAAGCCGCCGATGCCCTGGTAGAGGTGGTACGAGCCGCGCAGCACCGCGCTCGCGACCAGGGCGGTGCCCGGAGTCCAGCCCAACTGGCCCAGCCGGCGCAGCAGATAGCCGACGACGATGACCTCTTCCAGCACGGCGTTCTGCACGGCTGACAGGATCAGCACCGGGTACTTCCACCACACGTCGGGCAGCGCCTCCGGCACGACCGTGAGGTTGGCGCCGAACCCGCGCGCCAGCAGATAGAAGGCGATGCCCGTGCTGCCGATCACCGCCGCGACGGCGGCCCCGCGTCCGAGGTCGGGCCAGGGCCGCGTGCGGTCGAACCCGATCACGCGCAGCCCCTGACCCTCCCGCAGCAGCAGGTGCGCGACCAGCGCGACCGGCACCAGGGCCGACGCGATGCCGAACAGCTGCCACGCCAGATCCAGCCAGGGCCGGCCCGGCGCGGCCGAGGCGTTCAGCGTGGCGGCCTGGTCCTTGAGACCACCCGGTTTGGTGACCGATCCGACAAAGCTGATCAGCGCGGACACCCCGCTGGCCCCGAGCGAGAGCCCCAGGACGAGCAGTGTCTCGTCCCGGAAAATCCTTCGCGTCAGCCGCTCCCCAGGAAAAGAACCGGCCGGTGACCCCGCCTCCACCTGCACTCCCGCCTCCAGTTGAGTAATCCCGCCTCATCCCCATCTTCGCCCCGCTAGGGTCTCGAAAGAAGTTGCGAAGATCGTGCGCGACAGGCCGTTGGGGGACGGACGCCGTACGGGCGTGCCTCCCCTTTTCGCCCTCTCCCGGCTTTCATACGTCTGCCTCGCGGCACCGGCTCACCCACGGAGGGCACCACCGTCATGGGACGTCACAGCTTGCCCCACCAGTCCGGGGCGGGCACGGCCGACCCCCGTCCGCGCCCGCGCCGCCGCACGGTGGCCCTCGCGACGGCACTGGTGGTGACGGTCGCCGCGGGCGCGGCGGCCGCGGTCAACGGCGGCCTGTTCGCCATCGGTTCGTCCTGCCGGGACAGCGCCGTGCACATCACGGTCGCCGCGTCACCCGACGTGGCGCCCGCTCTGAAGGCGCTCGCCGACCATGCCCGAGAGCGCGACATCACGTCCGACGGGCGCTGCATCGACGTCACCGTGACCGCCCGCGAGTCGTACCAGGTCGCCCAGTCGCTGGGGTCGGGCAAGAGGGCCGGCTTCCAGGCGTGGGTGCCGGACTCCGACGTGTGGGTGGACGGGGTCACCACACGCAGCGGGGCGCTCCAGGTCACCAAGGCGGGCAACGTCGCGTCCTCACCGGTCGGTGTCGCGATGGTCCCGTCCGCCGCCACGTCGCTCGGGTGGCCCGCCAAGACGTACACCTGGGCCGAACTGGCCGACGCCTCGATGCGGGACGACCGGTTCAGGCTGGGCGCGGCCGACCCGGCGCGCAGCGCGACCGGCCTGCTCGCGCTGACCCGGCTCAGCGGAACGGCGGACGGGACCGAGGGCGGCGGCATCCGGGCCGCGGCGCTGGCCAAGACGCTCTCGCCGCGCACGTCCGACAGCGACCGCCAGGTCCTCGACACCCTCCCCCGCGACGCCTCCGGTGCCGAGCGGAGCGACCCGAGGCGCAACCAGGCGCTGTTCCTCTCCGAGCAGTCGGCGTTCGTTCACAACTCCTCGTCCGGCCGCGGGCTCGGGCTCGACCTGTTCTATCCCAAGGACGGATCACCGCGGCTCGACTACCCCTTCGCCCTCGTCGACCGGCCGCGGCTGAGCACCGACGAGAGCCGGGCCGCGCTGCGCTTCATGACGCTCTCGGGCGAGCCGGAGGGGCGGCGGATCCTTCAGCGGTCCGGGTTCCGCACGGACGACGACGAGGTGTCCGGCGCGCTGGTCGCCAAGGCCGGCGGCC
It encodes:
- a CDS encoding SRPBCC family protein; this translates as MAEVSAEARIEAPAEKVWAQLTDFSSYGEWNSTHTSFPKGGPASLEVGGTFEENMKLMGFPAEVGWTIEELEPARVLAIRGKGPMAVTVATRYTLTPDGDATSVRIDGEFIGAAVSLMAGKLKDSATAALNESLRKLGGLVT
- a CDS encoding PhzF family phenazine biosynthesis protein — encoded protein: MRIRIVDAFTDRPFSGNPAGVLLLGPDGFPEDDWLRNVALEVNHAETAFAHPLPEGGDADWALRWFTPASEVAMCGHATLATAHVLRTTGTHTGPVRFATHSGVLHATPQEDGTLTLDFPTAPLTPVGVPDGVAEALGAEPLTAFDTGPNTGDLLIEVADEKTVRGLAPDLGALARYSERGIIATARSTDPARGYDFVSRCFFPNIGIDEDPVTGSAHTALAPYWSERLGRPDLTGLQASARSGLVRTGLRGDRTLLTGSAVTVIEGELLV
- a CDS encoding PadR family transcriptional regulator, with the protein product MRSEGQEFGFERGHGRHGGPGPRGRGRFEGRRGAFGPFGPGGPGGFGGPGFGPGPWGGGRGGRGGPRGRARRGDVRASILALLKDRPMHGYEMIQEIAERSGGAWKPSPGSVYPTLQLLEDEGLITNTAEGGKKLFSLTEEGRGAAEEGPDAPWEEAGRGVDWETLHEIRQAGFGLMEAFGQVWKTGSKDQRDKALAVINEARKKLYLILADED
- a CDS encoding substrate-binding and VWA domain-containing protein yields the protein MGRHSLPHQSGAGTADPRPRPRRRTVALATALVVTVAAGAAAAVNGGLFAIGSSCRDSAVHITVAASPDVAPALKALADHARERDITSDGRCIDVTVTARESYQVAQSLGSGKRAGFQAWVPDSDVWVDGVTTRSGALQVTKAGNVASSPVGVAMVPSAATSLGWPAKTYTWAELADASMRDDRFRLGAADPARSATGLLALTRLSGTADGTEGGGIRAAALAKTLSPRTSDSDRQVLDTLPRDASGAERSDPRRNQALFLSEQSAFVHNSSSGRGLGLDLFYPKDGSPRLDYPFALVDRPRLSTDESRAALRFMTLSGEPEGRRILQRSGFRTDDDEVSGALVAKAGGRAPQPFDRAATEPLPEKAVEEALGTWTITVQSARITAVVDASASMSQPVPGTGRTRMDVTKAALLQALATFTTEDEIGLWKFSTRLDGDRDYRVLVPTQRLGDREGGNAQRARLAGAFNALKPVPNGATGLYDTTLAAYKAVTSGYAKGRFNALVLLTDGVNEDPGSISRAALVSRLRQLADPRHPVPLIAIAVGPDADKAEVEEIAKATGGSGQEVSDPSQIHSVILRAIVRAAARSRG
- a CDS encoding CPBP family intramembrane glutamic endopeptidase, encoding MQVEAGSPAGSFPGERLTRRIFRDETLLVLGLSLGASGVSALISFVGSVTKPGGLKDQAATLNASAAPGRPWLDLAWQLFGIASALVPVALVAHLLLREGQGLRVIGFDRTRPWPDLGRGAAVAAVIGSTGIAFYLLARGFGANLTVVPEALPDVWWKYPVLILSAVQNAVLEEVIVVGYLLRRLGQLGWTPGTALVASAVLRGSYHLYQGIGGFVGNMVMGVVFVYLYRRWGRVGPLVVAHSLLDIGAFVGYAVLAGKVGWLPTA